In Malus sylvestris chromosome 15, drMalSylv7.2, whole genome shotgun sequence, a single genomic region encodes these proteins:
- the LOC126603354 gene encoding F-box/kelch-repeat protein At1g22040-like, which produces MGALLSLAGSKSGRNEYHEVSRNDTCKRRRMSSCTLEESQRLIPNLPDELSVQIIARLPRICYFDIRLVSRKWKETVTSSELFKLRKEIGRSEEWLYLLTKIEEDKLSWHAFDPLSRMWQRLPQMPNAVYEEEYSKVSSRFSMWNMVGPSLKIAHTIRGWLGGKNSFEQMPFCGCATGAVDGCLYVLGGFYKTTTMRCVWRFDPIQNAWSEVTAMSASRAYCKTSILNNKLYVVGGVSREQGGLIPLQSAEVFEPSTGTWSEVPSMPFSRAQALPTAFLTDMLRPIATGLTSYMGRLCVSQSLYSWPFFVDVGGEIYDPETNSWDEMPLGMGEGWPARQAGTKLSVVVDGELYAFDPSSSLDSGKIKVYDQGEDAWKVVIGKVPIHDFAGSDSPYLLAGFHGKLHVITKDANHEIAVLRADLCSNLGSLSPRSTSLMPSSSLEHSDTVAESDTVVWKVIGTRDFGSGELVGCQILDL; this is translated from the coding sequence ATGGGGGCTCTTCTGAGTTTGGCCGGCTCAAAGTCTGGGAGAAACGAATACCATGAAGTCTCTCGCAATGATACCTGCAAGAGGCGAAGAATGTCATCGTGTACTTTGGAGGAGAGCCAAAGACTAATTCCCAATCTTCCTGATGAGCTGTCAGTCCAAATTATTGCTAGGCTTCCTAGAATTTGCTACTTTGACATCAGGTTGGTTTCACGGAAGTGGAAGGAAACTGTTACAAGCTCCGAACTATTTAAATTGAGAAAAGAAATTGGTAGAAGTGAAGAATGGCTGTACTTGttgacaaaaattgaagaggataAACTTTCCTGGCATGCTTTTGATCCCCTGTCAAGAATGTGGCAGAGGCTACCTCAGATGCCCAATGCAGTTTATGAAGAAGAATACAGTAAGGTTTCTTCTAGATTTTCAATGTGGAATATGGTGGGCCCAAGTCTCAAAATTGCTCATACTATTAGAGGCTGGCTAGGGGGAAAGAACTCGTTTGAACAAATGCCATTTTGTGGTTGTGCCACTGGTGCTGTTGATGGATGCCTTTATGTTCTAGGTGGATTTTATAAAACTACGACCATGAGGTGTGTCTGGAGATTTGATCCAATTCAGAATGCATGGAGTGAAGTGACAGCCATGTCTGCTAGTAGGGCCTATTGTAAGACAAGCATTCTGAATAATAAATTGTATGTTGTTGGAGGAGTTAGTCGGGAACAAGGTGGATTGATCCCCCTTCAGTCTGCCGAAGTTTTTGAGCCCTCCACTGGTACGTGGTCCGAAGTACCAAGCATGCCATTCTCAAGGGCTCAAGCCTTGCCCACTGCCTTTTTGACTGACATGCTAAGGCCTATTGCCACTGGGTTGACTTCCTACATGGGAAGACTATGCGTATCCCAGAGTCTGTATTCATGGCCCTTTTTTGTTGATGTTGGGGGAGAAATCTATGATCCCGAGACAAATTCTTGGGATGAAATGCCTCTTGGCATGGGAGAGGGTTGGCCTGCTCGGCAGGCAGGTACAAAGTTGAGTGTTGTGGTGGATGGTGAATTATATGCTTTTGATCCTTCGAGTTCATTGGATAGTGGTAAGATCAAGGTGTACGATCAAGGAGAAGATGCTTGGAAAGTTGTTATAGGAAAAGTCCCTATTCATGACTTTGCTGGTTCAGATTCTCCGTATTTACTTGCTGGTTTTCATGGAAAACTTCATGTCATCACAAAAGATGCGAATCATGAAATCGCAGTTCTGCGTGCTGACCTGTGCAGTAATTTGGGTTCTTTGTCACCAAGATCAACTTCTCTCATGCCTAGCTCCTCACTTGAACATTCCGACACTGTGGCAGAATCAGACACAGTTGTGTGGAAGGTCATTGGGACGAGGGATTTTGGTTCAGGTGAATTGGTTGGTTGTCAAATTCTTGATCTTTAG